The following nucleotide sequence is from Pedobacter sp. PACM 27299.
TTGGCTAGTTCTACTTTCAAATCACGCCCTTTCAGCATCGCAATGGCCACTGGCGCATGGGCAAAAAATTCACGAAGGTGTTTATTGGTCCAGTCTTCCACCTCCATCTCAATCCTTTCCTTTCTAACCAGATCATAGGTAGAGGTGACATCTACATTAGTATGGACAATATAGGCTACATTTCCCTGATCATCAAGCACTGGAAAATTAGTTACCATCCAGTATTTCACTTCAAATTGGTCTGTTCCCCTAATCGGAATATCATATTTGAGAATGCTGAGTACCTGCTGTTCTTTAGTTTCCAGCACACGGAGCAGACTGTTATAAAACAGTTCCGCATTCTTAGTACTGCTGTCCTTAGGGTTCTGCGGAAAAGCAGTCAGAATGGGCCGACCCAGCAGATCTTTAATCCTGCTTGAGGTTACTTTAAGATAAGCATCGTTGGCTTCTACGATAGTAAAATACGGCGGGTCCGGCTTCAAAACTAAAATTGGAGGTCCCGCTTTATAAAATGCGTCGAAGTTAATATTTGGTTTCAAAAGAGATGGCGTAAGAATGGATATAAGGATGCTCAAAAGTATAAAAACCTATGGTCTTAAGGGAGAAAGCATGGTTTCACATTCTAATGTGAAACCATAAATTATATGATTTTACAACTTGTTTAGCTTTTTAAGGCATTCCAGAGAACGGCTGAGTGCAAGTCTACCTTCTTTGCTATCCAGATTGAACTGGTACTCATGAGGTAAAGAAGGCTGATGATTGCTTTTAAAGAAAAGTGTATCAACAGGAACTTTCAAAAGCTTTAATTTTCTGGCCAATGCTACTGATTGTGGAAGCAGTGGATCTTCGTTTCCAGCGGAAATAAAAGTTGCAGGATAGTCTTTTGTGATATAATTGATTAGCGATGCAGTTTTGAATACGGCTGCGTCTAAGTTTTTCTTACCGCTATATGCCCATAAAATAGTATTTAAGAAGCCACTAAAGTCTCCTGCCAAATTCACTAAACTGGTATCAAAAGGTCCACAATATAATATTAATCCGGACAATTGCTGTGGATGGATTGCCGGCTTGATCTGTATTAATTCTGAGTATTTACCATTGTAAATGAGATGTGCAGATTGAGCAGCAATATGTGCACCATCGGAATCCCCGGCAAGAATGAAGCGATTGGTCCTACCCAGATCCGCATTTTTTTGAAGTTCATGAAGCAAATTCTAAATCCAGTATTTGACCAGAAAGTCTGGTCAATATACAGAAAAATAGCGTTTTAACTTTTAGCTTGCTTCAATTTCCTCCTATTGACCAATACGTAGCAGATATATAAAAGAAGAATCCAGGCAGGAATCAACTCTACTGAAAGTTTCATTCCAGTGATCCACATGATCACTAAAATCCCCAG
It contains:
- a CDS encoding alpha/beta hydrolase, with the translated sequence MLHELQKNADLGRTNRFILAGDSDGAHIAAQSAHLIYNGKYSELIQIKPAIHPQQLSGLILYCGPFDTSLVNLAGDFSGFLNTILWAYSGKKNLDAAVFKTASLINYITKDYPATFISAGNEDPLLPQSVALARKLKLLKVPVDTLFFKSNHQPSLPHEYQFNLDSKEGRLALSRSLECLKKLNKL